The Geotrypetes seraphini chromosome 8, aGeoSer1.1, whole genome shotgun sequence genome includes a region encoding these proteins:
- the LOC117365276 gene encoding myb-related transcription factor, partner of profilin-like, with amino-acid sequence MSADTEEITRLRKPRFSYEENQILIQEVRANYSRLYGTQSRRVTVAERRRVWENIATKINTITSWKRTGQEVQKRWNDFKRRTKEKLARVPHSTQGIGASSGPTGEENFSAEEETIFAILGPGVVAGAGRMDHVASGGGFHHQVAFPRRFHSAEESRAGESLLHVQVTPKAGVNNMACILPILGITTMAIGRYYYRLSTNSCI; translated from the coding sequence ATGTCTGCAGACACAGAAGAAATTACTCGTCTGCGCAAACCTCGATTTTCTTATGAAGAGAACCAGATTCTTATCCAGGAGGTTCGTGCCAACTACAGTCGACTATATGGCACACAGAGTCGGCGGGTGACTGTGGCTGAGCGCCGGCGGGTGTGGGAAAACATTGCCACCAAAATCAACACCATTACTAGTTGGAAGCGAACTGGCCAAGAGGTGCAAAAGCGGTGGAACGACTTCAAACGTCGAACAAAAGAGAAGTTGGCAAGGGTGCCCCACTCCACTCAAGGGATTGGAGCCAGCAGTGGCCCCACTGGTGAAGAAAATTTTTCAGCAGAGGAAGAGACTATCTTTGCCATCCTTGGGCCTGGGGTAGTGGCTGGTGCTGGGAGAATGGACCATGTGGCCTCTGGTGGTGGCTTCCATCACCAGGTGGCATTTCCTCGAAGATTCCACTCAGCAGAGGAAAGCAGAGCTGGTGAGTCACTTCTGCATGTACAAGTGACACCAAAGGCAGGGGTTAATAATATGGCATGCATCTTACCCATTCTAGGGATCACAACAATGGCCATTGGGAGGTACTATTACCGCCTGAGTACTAATAGTTGCATTTAA
- the MYPOP gene encoding myb-related transcription factor, partner of profilin → MSADTEEITRLRKPRFSYEENQILIQEVRANYSRLYGTQSRRVTVAERRRVWENIATKINTITSWKRTGQEVQKRWNDFKRRTKEKLARVPHSTQGIGASSGPTGEENFSAEEETIFAILGPGVVAGAGRMDHVASGGGFHHQVAFPRRFHSAEESRAELPASLKVSSSPEASANASCCALEATLLQPKERDSPLPEPAIQIVQLPCIAHSPANPSPTETTGDSPPGSSISPPPVPRSSSHRCHPHPELPPTPDPSLDFLQAQRETTEAIRDLAYTIRNSIDRLTNVVAALLPLFQHDTGILRPLPHCTLPGGMTSPISAEVLTTPATNTFTTKVEASPEPEEDEESAQYMGNAAMAYEEEEEEAEVMEMMGCEDTSEPPVLPLKRKKAGYLSARKRRGRWKNI, encoded by the exons ATGTCTGCAGACACAGAAGAAATTACTCGTCTGCGCAAACCTCGATTTTCTTATGAAGAGAACCAGATTCTTATCCAGGAGGTTCGTGCCAACTACAGTCGACTATATGGCACACAGAGTCGGCGGGTGACTGTGGCTGAGCGCCGGCGGGTGTGGGAAAACATTGCCACCAAAATCAACACCATTACTAGTTGGAAGCGAACTGGCCAAGAGGTGCAAAAGCGGTGGAACGACTTCAAACGTCGAACAAAAGAGAAGTTGGCAAGGGTGCCCCACTCCACTCAAGGGATTGGAGCCAGCAGTGGCCCCACTGGTGAAGAAAATTTTTCAGCAGAGGAAGAGACTATCTTTGCCATCCTTGGGCCTGGGGTAGTGGCTGGTGCTGGGAGAATGGACCATGTGGCCTCTGGTGGTGGCTTCCATCACCAGGTGGCATTTCCTCGAAGATTCCACTCAGCAGAGGAAAGCAGAGCTG AGTTGCCAGCTTCCCTTAAAGTGTCCTCCAGCCCTGAGGCATCTGCCAATGCCTCCTGTTGTGCTCTGGAGGCAACCCTCCTTCAGCCAAAGGAGCGTGACTCACCCCTTCCAGAACCTGCCATCCAGATTGTCCAGCTGCCCTGCATAGCACACTCCCCAGCCAACCCATCCCCTACAGAGACTACTGGAGACAGCCCACCTGGCTCTTCTATTTCTCCACCACCAGTACCACGGTCTTCCTCCCACCGTTGCCATCCCCATCCTGAACTTCCCCCGACTCCAGACCCATCTCTAGACTTCCTACAGGCCCAGCGGGAGACCACTGAAGCAATTCGAGATCTGGCCTATACTATCCGAAACAGCATTGACAGGCTGACAAATGTGGTGGCGGCCCTTCTACCACTCTTCCAGCATGACACTGGTATACTCCGTCCATTGCCACACTGTACACTGCCAGGGGGTATGACCTCTCCAATCTCAGCTGAGGTCCTTACAACTCCAGCCACCAACACCTTTACCACCAAGGTTGAAGCTTCACCAGAACCAGAGGAGGATGAAGAGAGTGCGCAGTATATGGGAAATGCAGCCATGGCatatgaggaggaggaggaggaagcggAGGTTATGGAAATGATGGGGTGTGAGGACACTTCAGAGCCCCCTGTCTTGcctttaaaaagaaagaaggcAGGTTATCTTAGTGCTCGCAAACGAAGGGGGCGTTGGAAAAACATATGA